The genomic region GCCCGGCTGGGTGCGGTCGAGCGCCTGGATTTGGCTTTTCTCATCGACCGACAACACGACGGCGTGGGCTGGCGGATCAACATAGAGGCCGACAACGTCTCGCAGCTTGTCGACGAATTTCGGGTCGTTGGACAATTTGAACTGCCGCCACCGATGAGGTGCGAGGCCATGCGCTTTCCAGATACGCCTGACTGCGCTGGCGCTGATGCCGGCGGCCGTCGCCATCATGTCGGCCGTCCAGTGCGTCGTCTCGCCCGGCGGATCAGCCAGCGTCAGGGCCACCACACGCTCGGCGACATCGGGTCCGAGCCGCACAATACGCGACGGCCGCGTCTTGTCGCGCAGGAGACCCTCGACGCCTTCTGTGGCGAAGCGCTCTTGCCAGCGCCATACGCAGGTCTTCGATTTGCCGGTCTGGCGCATAATCTCGACAGTTCCGACGCCATCGGCACTCAGCAGGATGATCTCGGCCCGCCAGACGTGCTTTTGGGGCGCATTGCGATCCCTGGTCAAGGCCATCAGGCGTTGGTGATCTGTTGGCGAAACGGTGAACGATATTCCTGTGCGCATGCGCCAGACTCGCATGCCAACCCAGCAAATGGAATCCCATACAGGACTCTTATGTCAGGCGGTAACCACTAGAGAGTATCGCGTCTGATCTACCGGCAGTGTTTTCTTTGGATGAAGGTCGGCATGGCACGTCGATATCGACTATCCGAAAATGTCTTTCATAAAGGAAATACGCGACAGCGAGCCGATAACCGGCTCAAAATGCGGATTTCGCTAAATGGGGACAGCGGTTTCAGCAAGTTGCGGACAAGCGTTTCGCTAAGTCGCGGACAACGGATGCGATCGAATCCCGGTTGCCTTGTTGCTGCTACGCGTGATTGATTTCGGTTATCTCGTCACCGGTCAAGAGCGTCGACGTTTTTCGTTTGTGCATGCTGTCGCCTTAGAGAGTGATGCGGTGTGCGTTGTGATTAATGCGATCCAAAATCGCATCGGCCAAAGTGGCTTTTCCAATCATTTCGTGCCAGGCGGCTACCGGAAGCTGAGCTGTGGTCAGGGTCGATTTCCTTCGATATCGCTCCTCGAAGATTTCGAGCAAATCGAGGCGCTGTCGGTCATTCAGGGTATGGGTCCGCGACTTCTGAAATACCTGTCCGGGACTTTGTGAAAGCCGCATCAAAAGCCATGTTATTACGGAAATCCACGATCACACGCGCTCCGTACATGAGACGGGTTGCCCTGTCGCCAAATGGCTGAAGCGGTCGTCGCTTGTTAAGTTACTGACCAGACGAAGATAGCCGCACTCAACGATCCTGTCCTGAGAAGAGGAGGCCGGCATTTTCGCATCCCGTCGGCATACAGTAAAGCCGCTCAACGACTGTCGCTACACGCTCCAATCGACGATCCCCCACCCGACACGGCCTTCCTTACATCGTTGGCTTCGACGTCATGGAAATTCACTCCTACCCGAGGGTCGGAAGCCGCAAAGAAGACGCACAAGCTACCCAATCGGCCATTTTATAAAAATATTTCCGAGGTTCACACGGCAGTAGGTCGACTCTATTGCTTCGTAGCCGTAAATCGGACGTTCAAATTAGCTTTGTCCAATTGGTTGAGAATGCAACCGGAAGCGTTGCAAGAAACTTACTGCGTGCTCTGGCGATAGCAATAACATACAAAGTCCACCTCGTTCTAACCGATAATATGACCCACCTCAGCGACGGCTGCGTCCGTCAAGATGGTGTAATTTTGGGTTGTAGGACCGGGGCGTCATGATCAGGCGGCTTTGGGTGTAATTTGAAGTGTGGTTTCCTCCTCGATTGTCGTTAGGTTTAATACACTTTCGGCGATAGCTCGCAGGAAATCGCTGTCGCCTCTCTTCGCGGCAAGCTCGGGAAGAGGTAATCTGTCGTCGGTCATCGGTGTCCCTTTCGGTTTGGTTGAAGTCTCGCAACTCCACCTTCTCCAACAGGCCCGGTGCCCACCTTGCGCTCAACAAATACGGCAGCAAATTATTCTCAGCCGTTTCCACTCAAAGCGCCCCCCAGAAATTACACCACGTGCGGACGCTATCTCAGCGACCCGATCGGTGATGGCTGGACCCCTGAAGATATCATCGCAAAGCGCCGGGTATATCTGTTATTACGCTGCCAGCTAGTTCAATTGGCCTGCGCTAATCTCCAGATCGAACAACTAGTAAATAAACCGCGACATCCACGGAGCAACAGCCAATCAAGTATCGCGACTGCGAACGCTTCCCTTGCTACAACCACGAGCAGTTACGTCACCATCTCATTTAAGCCATCGGCCTACAACTTGAGATGACGACTGATGAAGCTCGGCGGCCTCACACCTTTCGAATTAATGTAAAAATCTGGACAACCGAGCCGCACATGGCGCCGATCAATCCAACCATTAGGCACGGGACTAAACGTCTAAAAGCCCTTGCCACCTCGAAGCTCCGAAGCAATCGTCCCCAGCATAATCTGGATGTCTAGCAAAATTGAAAAGTTTTCGACATAATAAATATCTGCCGAAATTCTGGCGCGAGCCTTGGCAGGCCGATCGGTCGGTCCGCGCAAGCCGCGCATTTGGGCAAGACCCGTCAAACCAGGGCGTATGGAATGCCGCTCATGGTAGCGCGGAACGAGTTCTTCGTACTGCATTCCGCCAGCTAACATTCCGATCGCGTGACAGCGCGGCCCCACAAGGGACATGTCACCTCGAAATACGTTCACAAGCTGTGGCAGCTCATCCAGATTCGTCTTGCGAATGAAAGCACCGACGCGTGTTATCCTGGGGTCCCCTCTGACA from Rhizobium rhododendri harbors:
- a CDS encoding IS630 family transposase — protein: MRTGISFTVSPTDHQRLMALTRDRNAPQKHVWRAEIILLSADGVGTVEIMRQTGKSKTCVWRWQERFATEGVEGLLRDKTRPSRIVRLGPDVAERVVALTLADPPGETTHWTADMMATAAGISASAVRRIWKAHGLAPHRWRQFKLSNDPKFVDKLRDVVGLYVDPPAHAVVLSVDEKSQIQALDRTQPGLPMKKGRLGTMTHDYKRHGTTTLFAALNVLDGTVIGRNMQRHRHQEFIRFLNAINAQVPDDKAVHVILDNYAAHKHPKVRAWLDRHERFTFHFTPTSSSWLNAVEGFFARLSKRRLKRGVFHSVVDLQAAINRFLVEHNKKPKPFTWTADPDKIIAAVKRGHQALDSIH
- a CDS encoding sugar transferase; amino-acid sequence: MQDTFYEGLNSVLGSENLKSQSAQSLNEVLGVRLQFLVKRVMDVLLSGAALVVLAPLLVLIMLAIRLESKGSPIFTQLRWGRHDTKIRVLKFRSMRSEMGDASGISQTVRGDPRITRVGAFIRKTNLDELPQLVNVFRGDMSLVGPRCHAIGMLAGGMQYEELVPRYHERHSIRPGLTGLAQMRGLRGPTDRPAKARARISADIYYVENFSILLDIQIMLGTIASELRGGKGF